One genomic window of Deinococcus budaensis includes the following:
- the fmt gene encoding methionyl-tRNA formyltransferase, with protein sequence MSAGAAPRVAFFGSPAFALPVLEAVRGQFEVVLVAAQPDKPVGRGLKLTPPPVAARAAELGLPLAQPGKLRGNAAFEARLRQSGADVAVTCAYGKILPASLLAVPPRGFLNTHTSLLPAYRGAAPIQWALICGETATGTTIMQTDVGMDTGPILLQEPLAIAPGWTSLELADALSAQAARLIVDALARLPGLTPIPQDSSRATHAPMLTKEDGFVRWADPAPAVVNRFRGVAAWPQTTAFLEGARLKLGGLRPAPGSGQPGEVLRLDGEGLVVACGEGAVRVGTVQPEARRVMPAAVWAQAAGIMPGTRFDLWEPQRREPAPT encoded by the coding sequence TTGAGCGCCGGGGCCGCGCCGCGCGTCGCCTTTTTCGGCTCGCCCGCCTTCGCGCTGCCGGTGCTGGAAGCGGTCCGGGGTCAGTTCGAGGTCGTGCTGGTCGCCGCGCAGCCCGACAAGCCGGTGGGCCGGGGGCTGAAGCTCACGCCGCCGCCCGTCGCCGCCCGCGCCGCGGAGCTTGGCCTGCCGCTGGCGCAGCCGGGCAAGTTGCGCGGCAACGCGGCCTTTGAAGCCCGGCTGCGCCAGAGCGGCGCCGACGTGGCCGTGACCTGCGCCTACGGCAAGATTCTGCCCGCCTCGCTGCTTGCCGTTCCTCCGCGCGGCTTTCTGAACACCCACACCAGCCTGCTGCCCGCCTACCGGGGCGCGGCGCCGATCCAGTGGGCCTTGATCTGCGGCGAGACGGCTACCGGCACCACCATCATGCAGACCGACGTGGGGATGGACACCGGCCCCATCCTGCTGCAAGAGCCGCTCGCCATCGCGCCGGGGTGGACCAGCCTGGAGCTTGCGGACGCCCTGAGCGCCCAGGCCGCGCGGCTGATCGTGGACGCCCTGGCCCGGCTGCCTGGGCTGACGCCCATCCCGCAGGACAGTTCGCGGGCCACCCACGCCCCCATGCTGACCAAGGAAGACGGCTTCGTGCGCTGGGCGGACCCGGCCCCGGCGGTCGTGAACCGCTTCCGGGGGGTGGCCGCCTGGCCGCAGACCACCGCCTTTCTGGAGGGCGCACGCCTGAAGCTCGGCGGCCTGCGCCCCGCGCCGGGAAGCGGCCAGCCCGGCGAGGTGCTGCGGCTCGACGGGGAAGGGCTGGTCGTGGCCTGCGGTGAGGGCGCGGTGCGCGTCGGGACCGTGCAGCCCGAGGCCCGCCGGGTCATGCCCGCCGCGGTGTGGGCGCAGGCCGCCGGGATCATGCCGGGCACCCGCTTCGACCTGTGGGAGCCGCAGCGGCGGGAACCGGCCCCCACCTGA
- the def gene encoding peptide deformylase — protein sequence MKAPSAPPPVYPIRLYGDPVLRRKARPVQPTDLLTVPGHGPQTVREVANTMLETMFEARGVGLAAPQVGLSVRMFVAVEYADDEEEQEGREAPLKSRVLREFVMLNPVLTVTDKKKDRSYQEGCLSIPGIYEEGVSRARAVQVRYTDLDGQERTLEEGDYLARVFQHEVDHLDGVFFLDRLPPEVTEDYRKELTAMQRKSRQFLNELAEAEKQRRERSL from the coding sequence GTGAAGGCTCCCAGCGCCCCTCCCCCTGTCTATCCGATCCGCCTGTACGGCGATCCCGTCTTGCGCCGCAAGGCCAGGCCCGTGCAGCCCACCGACCTGCTGACCGTGCCGGGCCACGGTCCCCAGACGGTGCGCGAGGTGGCGAACACCATGCTCGAGACCATGTTCGAGGCGCGTGGGGTCGGGCTGGCCGCGCCGCAGGTCGGTCTGAGCGTGCGGATGTTCGTGGCCGTCGAGTACGCCGACGACGAGGAGGAGCAGGAGGGCCGGGAGGCGCCCCTGAAGTCCCGCGTCCTGCGCGAGTTCGTGATGCTCAACCCGGTGCTGACCGTCACCGACAAGAAAAAGGACCGCTCCTACCAGGAAGGCTGCCTGAGCATCCCCGGCATCTACGAGGAGGGCGTGAGCCGCGCCCGCGCCGTGCAGGTCCGTTACACCGATCTGGACGGCCAGGAGCGCACGCTGGAGGAGGGCGACTACCTCGCCCGCGTCTTTCAGCACGAGGTCGATCACCTCGACGGCGTCTTTTTCCTCGACCGCCTCCCGCCCGAGGTCACCGAGGACTACCGCAAGGAACTGACCGCCATGCAGCGCAAGTCCAGGCAGTTTCTGAACGAACTGGCCGAGGCCGAAAAGCAGCGGCGGGAGCGCTCCCTTTGA